The DNA window AACTTCATGAATATCTCCGCTCCAAGCTTGAGCTTCTGGAGCTTTCCGAGCTTCTTCCACTGCTCTATCTCCTCGGCCTTGCTCTCGAGGTACTCAACGAAGCCCTCAACATCGAGGAACCTCGGGATCGGGACGACGCGCTTGTTTTCCTTGTCGAGGAAGACGTAGGTAGCGGCACCGCAGGCGAAGTGGCTGGTCATGTAGTAGCGTGAGCCGGTGAAGGCCTCAAAAAAGCGAGCTATGTGGCCCGCTATCGGTATCGGGTACCAATCGTACCTGCTTATGGCACCGTTGGTCTGCTCCTCTATCCTCTTGATAGCGCCTGGTATCGTTATCCTGAACCTCTGGCGCTCCTTCTTTGGCACCCTTCCTACCTGGGAGATCGGCTGGAAGTTGACTCCCCTGACGATGTCAAGGTGGTTGAGGCCGAAGTTGATTATCGCGCCGAGCTCGTGGTCGTTGACGTTCCTTATCGTGGTCGGCACGAGGACTATTCCAGGCCCGCCGGCCTTCCTCACGTTCTCAAATATCAGCGGGATCTCCCAGTGGTTCTTCCAGTTGGTCTGTGGGGTCATTCCGTCGTAGCTAAGGTAGAGGGTGTTCGTTCCGGCCTCCCTGATCTTCTTGACGAGCTCGGGGTCAAAGGCCAGCTTTATTCCATCGGTGTTGAGCTGGACGTGGTCGTAGCCCTCCTCCTTCGCCATCTTGAGAATCTCTATGAGGTCTTCCCTGAGGGTTGGCTCTCCACCGGTGAACTGCACTGCGTTGGCACCAATCGGGTGCTCCTTCTTGGCGTTCCTGAGCATCATCCTTATCTGTTCAAGGGTCGGCTCGTATATGGGCTGGCCTTCGCGGGCGTAGAAGAAGCAGTACCAGCAGCTCAGGTTGCAGCGGTTGGTAAGCACTATGTTAAGCAGGCTTGTATGGGAGCGGTGCCTTGGACAGAGGCCGCAGTCAAGCGGACAGTTCACTCCGCTGTTCTGGACGTTTGCGCTGAAGAGCTCCTTTTCGTCCCACTTCCACCTCTTAGAACGGTAGTACAGCTCCACATCTTCATAGTAGAGATCGGTTATCATGCCCTCGGGACACTTCTTGGTTATCCAGACCTTGCCGTCCTTCTCCCATACAAGGGCGGGAACAACCCTTCTCGTCTCAGGACAGAGGGAATAGGTCCTGTGAGGTAAATCAGCGCCATAAGCACGGCTCGCCTTCTTTAGGAGCTCATAAAATTCCTCCTCAGTGATCTCCGGGAACTCAACGATGTCCCTGATGTGTTTGGTAGATTCAGCAAACTCCTTTTCGCCGCTTGGAATTTCACCGATGCTCTCGGCCATAAGGCCTCACCTCCAACTTCACCAGCTGGGGGTAGTTCAATCGTGGAGTATAAAAACTTTTGCGTAAATATGAAGATTTTACTTCATAGGTATGGGACAGAATTGGGAACCGGTCGGTTAACGTTAAAAGCATGTGGAAAAAGTTTAGGGCGGTGGTGAAATGCCGGCGCGCGACATGAGGATGGAGATGTTCGTCAGGGCGATAATGAGGAGGGATATGAACAAGGCAAAGGGCCACATGGAGAAGCTTACCAAGATAGCGGGAAGCGATGAGTGGGGCAGGGGCTACTCAAGGGCCGTGGAGGGAATAATGAACGCGATAAAGGACAACGACACAGATGCCCTCATCGTCCAGCTCCTAACGAGCAACGACAGGGAGAGGGCAAAGGAACTCTTAGAGCTCTATTCGGAGATGGCATCCCAGGAGTTCAGGGACGAATACGAAAAAGGTTACTACACCGCCTGGGCGGAGTTCCTGAAGGCGTACCTCAACCAGAAGACCCTCGCGTGATGGAGATGGGAAAGGAAGAGCTGATGAAAAAACTTGAGGAGAAGATCAGGAACTGTCAGAAGTGCCCGCTCGGCCGGCTGAGGACGAACGCCGTTCCCGGTGCGGGGAGCTACGATGCAAAGGTTATGTTCGTCGGGGAGGCACCGGGCTACTGGGAAGACCAGAAGGGCCTGCCCTTCGTCGGCAGGGCCGGAAAGCTTCTCGATGAGCTTCTCGAAGGGATCGGCCTCACCAGAGACGATGTTTACATAACCAACATAGTCAAGTGCCGCCCTCCGGAAAACCGCGATCCTACTGAGGAAGAGATAAGAGCCTGCTCGCCTTACCTTGACAGGCAGATAGACATAATCAGGCCAAAGATAATCGTTCCGCTCGGGAGGCACTCGATGGGCTACCTCCTCAGAAAGTTCGGCTTTGAACCCGAGCCGATAAGCAGGATCCACGGAAAGACCTTCGAGGCCCACACCCTCTTCGGAAAAATCGTCATAATACCAATGTACCATCCTGCCGCCGCCCTCTACAAGCCACCGCTGAGGGAGGAGCTGAGAAGGGACTTTCAGAGATTAAGGGAGTTCCTCGACAGCATTTGAACTTTTTGCTGGAGGCTCTAACTGGAAGAAGGCCGTCCGCTCAATTTTACCTATGTCTCTCCCTTATGTTATTTTCCTGAAATTTTTGGAATGCCTACGGGTATGAACCGAAACGCAACCGAGAAGACTTTTTATACCATTATTGCATTAATATAGACTTGAATGCATTCCATAGGGCAAGTCAATCAGCGTTCGCGGGACACACAACGTAAAATCCCGGAAAAATTGCCAGAATACCAAAAAACAATCTGAAAAGTTTATAAGAAATATGGATTTCCACCGGTTTAAAACCTCTGGAGGTGAATATATGTCGGACTTCGGCGTATTGTCCCTGTTGCCGCCGCTGGTGGCCATCGGCCTTGCCATATGGACGAAGAGGGTGGTTTTGGCACTGTTCGCAGGTGCCTGGATTGGCGGTCTGATGGTGGAAGGGTGGAACCCGATAACAGGAACGACACAGACACTTGAATGGGTCGTGGGAAGTGTAACCGACGACTGGAACGCCAGGATACTCGTATTTGACTTTCTGATAGGGGCTGGCGTTGGTCTCATCTACAAGTCGGGGGGAGTACACGCCCTTGCAAAAGTCCTGGGTAGCAGGGTCAAAACAAGCCGCGGTGCATCGATTCTCGGGTGGCTCATGGGCGTTCTCGTCTTCTTCGACGACTACACCAACACGATCATAGTCGGAAACACAATGAGGCCAATAACCGACAGGACGCGCGTTTCCAGGGAGATGCTGGCTTACATAGACGACTCGACCGCCGCCCCGGTTGCGGGTCTCGCGCTAATATCCACCTGGATCGGCTACGAGCTTGCCATGATAGGGAAGGGCTTTGACGGGGCGAAGGTCGCGTATAACTCCTATGACGCATGGCTCTCAAGCCTGCCCTTCAGGTTCTACTCAATACTGGCGATAATCCTCGTCTTCATAGTGGCCTACACCCACAGGCACTATGGAAAGATGCTCCACGCGGAGTACCGCGCGAGGACGACCGGAAAAGTTCTCCGCGACGGAGCGAAGCCCCTAATGACAACTGAGACCGATCTTGGGGCGCCACAGCCAAACGGAAGTCCCTGGGACTTCATAATACCCATCATCACCCTCGTCGTGGTCTCACTCCTCGGCCTCTGGTACACCGGGGCGGCGAACCTCTATGCATACGACCAGGGGCTTGACTGGTGGACCGAGCTTGACAACCCATTCGGTGTGAACTTCACCCAGTACAGCTTCGTTGACGCCTTCAGGGAAGCCGACGCCGCAACAGCGCTCCTCTGGGGCTCGTTCGTCATGGTACTCGTCGCCAGCATAATGCTCGTCGGAAGGAAGAGGATGACAGTAGAGCAGTGGGAGGACACTGTCGTCCGCGGAATGAAGCAGATGCTCTTCGCAAACACCATTCTCGTTCTCGCATGGACCCTCGGAACCGCGGCAGACGCCGTTGGAACCGGGAGCTACGTGATAAACCTCGCCACCAGCCCCGAAAAGAACCTCGGCCCGTGGATGCCCCTGATAATGTTCCTGGCAGCGATGTTCGTCGCGTTCACCACAGGAACAAGCTGGGGAACCTTCTCCGTCATGGTGCCCCTTGGCGTTCAGCTCGGCCTCGCCTTCACTGGCGGCCAGGTAAACGAGATAGTCTTTGCAACGATTGGAGCAACGTTCACGGGGGCAATATTCGGCGACCACTGCTCCCCGATAAGCGATACAACGATTATGAGCTCGATGTTTAGCGGTTCTGACCACATTGACCACGTAACAACGCAGATACCCTATGCCCTAACTGTTGCAACCATAGGGGCCATCCTCTACATCCTCTTCGGCCTCGGAGTCAGGAACTGGGTCATACTCTTACCGCTGGGCATAGTGCTCCTCGTGGTTGCCTGGTACGTCCTCAGCGAGTGGTACGGCAAGAAGTACGGCATCCCACACGGAAAGGTGCCCATCTACGTCGTTGAGGAGTGAATTTTAGACACTTCTTTCTTTTTTATCCTGAAAGGCTTTTAAGAGTCTCTTCTGAACCACGCAGGGGTGAGGGCATGCTCATCAGGTCGTTTATTCCGGCTCACATAACAGCATTCTTCGTGCCGGTGTTCCACGAAGAACCGTTAAAAGCAGGCTCGCTCGGGGCAGGCGTAAATCTCTCGAAGGGCACGAACGTGTTTGCCAGCGTCGAGACCGGAACGCTTGAGAGGCACATCCACGTCGCCTTCAACGGGGAACCCGTGAAGAGGGAAGAGGCAGAGATAACATATTACGTAGCGGAGAAGCTCGTCCCGGGGGACTTTCTCGGAGAGGTTGAGATATGGCAGTACTTTGACTTCCCGAACGGCTACGGGTTCGGAAACAGCGCCGGCGGTGCCCTCGGGACGGCTTTGGCCCTGAGCTATGCCTTCGGCGGAACCTGGCTTAAGGCTGCTCAGCTGGCCCACGAGGCCGAGGTAAGGCACAAGGGTGGCCTTGGTGATGTAATCGGTCAGCTTGCTGGAGGAATTGAAGTCAGGGTAAAGCCAGGCGGCCCTGGAGTCGGAGTTACTGACAACCTCTTCTTCGAGGACTACAAGGTTCTTGTTGTACCTCTGGGAAGGCTATCCACAAAGGAAGTGCTTGACGGGGACGTTGTGAGGGCCATCGAAGTAGAAGGAAGAAAGGCGCTTGAGGAGCTTCTGAAGGATCCAAGGCCGGAGAGGATGATGAGCCTGGCAAGAGACTTCGCGGAAAGGACGGGCCTTCTCTCGGGAGAGCTACTCGAGATAGCGAGAGAGCTGGATAAAGTCTTGAAGAACCCGAGCTCTATGATAATGCTCGGGAAGGGGCTTTTCGCACTCGTCAGGGAAGAGGAAGTTGAGAAGACCAAGAAACTGCTTGCCGACATGAGCCTGCCCTACGACATAGCCGAGATATACACCGAGAGGCCGAAGGTCGGGCGCTGGGTTGGGTAGCCCGCTACCCTTTTATCCTCATTGCCGTATTCTTTTCGGTGGTGAGAATGGGCGATATGCGCTACTCCGAACTGGCCGACCTTTACAGGAGGCTGGAAAAGACCACGCTCAAAACGCTGAAGACGAAGTTCGT is part of the Thermococcus stetteri genome and encodes:
- a CDS encoding Na+/H+ antiporter NhaC family protein, which gives rise to MSDFGVLSLLPPLVAIGLAIWTKRVVLALFAGAWIGGLMVEGWNPITGTTQTLEWVVGSVTDDWNARILVFDFLIGAGVGLIYKSGGVHALAKVLGSRVKTSRGASILGWLMGVLVFFDDYTNTIIVGNTMRPITDRTRVSREMLAYIDDSTAAPVAGLALISTWIGYELAMIGKGFDGAKVAYNSYDAWLSSLPFRFYSILAIILVFIVAYTHRHYGKMLHAEYRARTTGKVLRDGAKPLMTTETDLGAPQPNGSPWDFIIPIITLVVVSLLGLWYTGAANLYAYDQGLDWWTELDNPFGVNFTQYSFVDAFREADAATALLWGSFVMVLVASIMLVGRKRMTVEQWEDTVVRGMKQMLFANTILVLAWTLGTAADAVGTGSYVINLATSPEKNLGPWMPLIMFLAAMFVAFTTGTSWGTFSVMVPLGVQLGLAFTGGQVNEIVFATIGATFTGAIFGDHCSPISDTTIMSSMFSGSDHIDHVTTQIPYALTVATIGAILYILFGLGVRNWVILLPLGIVLLVVAWYVLSEWYGKKYGIPHGKVPIYVVEE
- a CDS encoding pantoate kinase; translated protein: MLIRSFIPAHITAFFVPVFHEEPLKAGSLGAGVNLSKGTNVFASVETGTLERHIHVAFNGEPVKREEAEITYYVAEKLVPGDFLGEVEIWQYFDFPNGYGFGNSAGGALGTALALSYAFGGTWLKAAQLAHEAEVRHKGGLGDVIGQLAGGIEVRVKPGGPGVGVTDNLFFEDYKVLVVPLGRLSTKEVLDGDVVRAIEVEGRKALEELLKDPRPERMMSLARDFAERTGLLSGELLEIARELDKVLKNPSSMIMLGKGLFALVREEEVEKTKKLLADMSLPYDIAEIYTERPKVGRWVG
- the udg gene encoding type-4 uracil-DNA glycosylase — encoded protein: MGKEELMKKLEEKIRNCQKCPLGRLRTNAVPGAGSYDAKVMFVGEAPGYWEDQKGLPFVGRAGKLLDELLEGIGLTRDDVYITNIVKCRPPENRDPTEEEIRACSPYLDRQIDIIRPKIIVPLGRHSMGYLLRKFGFEPEPISRIHGKTFEAHTLFGKIVIIPMYHPAAALYKPPLREELRRDFQRLREFLDSI
- the tes gene encoding tetraether lipid synthase Tes yields the protein MAESIGEIPSGEKEFAESTKHIRDIVEFPEITEEEFYELLKKASRAYGADLPHRTYSLCPETRRVVPALVWEKDGKVWITKKCPEGMITDLYYEDVELYYRSKRWKWDEKELFSANVQNSGVNCPLDCGLCPRHRSHTSLLNIVLTNRCNLSCWYCFFYAREGQPIYEPTLEQIRMMLRNAKKEHPIGANAVQFTGGEPTLREDLIEILKMAKEEGYDHVQLNTDGIKLAFDPELVKKIREAGTNTLYLSYDGMTPQTNWKNHWEIPLIFENVRKAGGPGIVLVPTTIRNVNDHELGAIINFGLNHLDIVRGVNFQPISQVGRVPKKERQRFRITIPGAIKRIEEQTNGAISRYDWYPIPIAGHIARFFEAFTGSRYYMTSHFACGAATYVFLDKENKRVVPIPRFLDVEGFVEYLESKAEEIEQWKKLGKLQKLKLGAEIFMKFRSFYDDKYAPKGLKVLDLIKNAFMHGNYYALGKFHENALFVGMMHFMDEYNYDVERVERCVIHYAMPDGRIVPFCTFNVIPELYRDKVQAQFSYTWEEWKALHPDWDYKKDKYFRSKEFVEKMRNSELYRKTYIDIEDYFGLREK